In Eleutherodactylus coqui strain aEleCoq1 chromosome 11, aEleCoq1.hap1, whole genome shotgun sequence, a single window of DNA contains:
- the C11H11orf58 gene encoding small acidic protein, which translates to MERRAGVMSRQTEDEEPRRGHKRGGRSPESEADGGGSWEGADLGNEERKQKFLRLMGAGKREHTGRLVIGDHKSTSHFRSGDEDRKMNDELEHQYQQGVDSSMSGRNRRHCGLGFSELSDSQEKPPTPQESCRQPEARPPPSDSASESKSQPAAESTDKSADDAQSNNGAPEKKAKCNYKMQFVKSSGT; encoded by the exons ATGGAGCGGAGAGCAGGAGTGATGAGCCGACAGACGGAGGACGAGGAGCCGCGGCGGGGTCACAAGAGAGGCGGCCGGAGCCCGGAGAGCGAG GCGGACGGCGGCGGCAGCTGGGAAGGCGCGGATCTCGGCAACGAGGAGCGGAAGCAGAAGTTCCTGCGACTGATGGGGGCGGGGAAG AGAGAACACACGGGGCGTCTCGTCATCGGAGACCACAAATCCACATCTCACTTCAGGTCAG GCGATGAGGATCGCAAGATGAACGATGAACTGGAGCATCAGTACCAGCAGGGGGTGGACAGCTCCATGTCGGGGAGGAACCGGCGGCACTGCGGCCTCGGCTTCAGTGAG CTTTCTGATTCTCAAGAAAAGCCGCCAACTCCTCAAGAGAGCTGCCGCCAGCCAGAGGCAAGGCCGCCTCCAAGTGACAGCGCCAGTGAGTCCAAGAGCCAGCCTGCGGCGGAGAGTACCGACAAGAGCGCCGATGACGCACAAAGCAATAATGGCGCCCCCGAGAAGAAAGCCAAGTGTAACTATAAGATGCAGTTTGTGAAGTCTAGTGGGACCTAA